GACGGCGGGGGCGAGGCGGTCGCCCAGGAGCGCGGCGATCTCGGTCCACTCGGCCTCGCGGTCGCCCGCCGCCGGGGCGGGCCGCCCCGAGAACACCGGGTCGAGGGCGCGCACGACGGCCGCGCGCAGTTCCTCGGGGTCGGCGCCCTCGGCGGCGTAGCCGGCGCGGCAGACCTCGCAGAAGCACAGCGACATCAGGTAGGTGCCGACCGGGCCGAGCGGCGCGCCGCCGATCTTGTCGTGTGCGTGCAGGTGCGCCAGGCCGTACCAGCCGCAGGACTCCAGCTCGGTGCCGGCCGCGCCGGGGCGCACGGCGGCCTCGGCGGCCAGGGCGGCGGCGTAGGCGCGCACCTCCTCGCGGGCGATGCAGGGCGCCCACGGGTAGCGGTCGCCGTAGGCGTTGCGCACGGTGATCTCGGGGTGCTCCTCGCCGAGCCGGGAGTTGTGGGCCAGGATCACCCAGGAGTGCACCTCGACCCCCGCCCCGGCGAGGGCGGCGGCTGCCTCGCCGAAGGGGTCGGCGCCCGGCACCCAGTCCTGCCGGTAGGGGCGCAGCGCGCGCCCCGCCCACCGGTCCTCGCCCGGCGGGTAGTAGATCGCGGAGTGCCGCGCGGTGACGACGCGGTGCCCGGGGTGGTCGGGGGTGAGCGCGCGCGTGCTGTGGTAGGCGGCGGCGAGCGTGGCCTGGCGCACGCCGAGTCCGGCGAGGCGGCCCGCGGCGGCCGGGTCGCCGACGATGTCCCAGGGGTAGACGAAGGCCGCGGCGCGCATCACTTGCCCACCAGTTCGAGGCCGTGCTCGATGAGGGCGGCCAGCTCCGCGACGTGCGCCGGCTCGGGTTCCGCCAGGGGCGGGCGGACCTCGCCGACGTCGAGACCGCGCAGCCGCACGCCGGCCTTGACCAGGGAGACGGCGTAGCCGTTGCCGCGGTTGCGCAGCTCGACCAGGGGCCGGTAGAAGCCGTCGAGGAGGAGGCGCGCCCGCTCCTCGTCGCCCTCCTCCAGCGCGCTGTGGAAGGCGAGCGCGATCTCCGGGGCGAAGCAGAAGACGGCGGACGAGTACAGCCGGACGCCGATGCCCCGGTAGGCGAGGCCGGTCAGCTCGGCGGTGGGCAGCCCGTTGAACCAGCGGAACGGCGTGCCGGGCAGTTCGGTGCGCACGGCCGAGAGGGTGCGCTGGAGCAGGTCGAGGTCGCCGAGGCCGTCCTTGAAGCCGACGATGCCGGGTGTCCTGGCCAGCTCGACGACGGTCTCCGGGGTGAACACCGCGTTGTCCCGCTGGTAGACGATGACGTCCAGGCGCGTGGCCGCGGCCAGTTCCGTGTAGTGCCGCAGCAGCCCGCGCTGGCCGGCCCGCACCAGGTAGGGCGGCAGGGCGAGCAGGCCGTCGGCGCCCGACTCCTCCGCGACGCGCGCGAACTCCACGGCGGTCGCGGTGCCGTAGCCGGTGCCGGCCACGACGGGCACCGCGCCGGCCACCTCCTCGACCGCCGCCGTGACGCAGGCGCGGAAGTCCTCCCGCGTGAGGGCGTGGAACTCCCCCGTTCCGCACGCGGCGAACACGGCGCCCGCCCCGGCGTCGACGCCCGCGCGCACGTGGGCGCGGTAGGTGTCGAGGGCGAGCGAGCCGTCGGGGGCGAAGGCGGTCACGGGAAAGAACAGCAGACCATCGAGGCGATGGGCGAGCGCGGGTTCGGTCATCGTGTCCCTACTCCCTGGGCCGTACACGATTATGATCGGCGTCCATATAGCTGAACAGACACGCTAGTTGAGGCCGGAATGAGCGGTCAAGGAGTCGTTGACGCCTCCCCGCTCACCCTCTAGCGTGTCTTCATATATGAATGGTATTCAAGAATATATTCATGGACGGAGACTCCACGATGCCTGAAGCGCCGGCGGACCGGTCCGCCGAACGCCGCACCGTTCTCCTCACCGGCGCCGCGGGGGGCGTCGGCACGCTGATGCGCGAGCTGCTGCCGCCGCACGGCTACGACCTCAGGCTCCTCGACGTCGTACCGGTGCCGGGGGAACCCGCCGCGATCACGGCGGACCTGGCCGACCACGACGCGCTGCGGGCCGCCGTCCGGGGCACCGACGCGATTGTCCACCTCGCCGGGATCTCCCTGGAATCCACCTTCGACAAGATTCTCCGGGCCAATATCGAAGGCACCTACAACCTGTACGAGGCCGCGCGGGCCGAGGGCGTGCGCCGCGTCGTGTTCGCGTCGAGCAACCACGTCGTCGGCCACACTCCCTGGCCCGCGCCCGGCGCGCCGCCGCTCCCGGTGGACGCCCCGCGCCGGCCCGACACCTTCTACGGCCTGTCGAAGTGCTTCGGCGAGGACCTGGCGCAGCTGTACTGGGACAAGTTCGGCATCGAGACGGTCTCCATCCGCATCGGCTCCTGCTTCCCCGAGCCGACCTCGGTCCGGATGCTGTCGGTGTGGCTCAGCCCCGCCGACGGCGCCCGGCTGTTCGACGCCGCGCTGCGCGCCGAGAACGTCGGGCACGCCGTCGTCTACGGCTCCTCGGCCAACACCCGCACGATGTGGGACCTCGCGCCCACCCGGGCACTGGGCTTCGAGCCCGAGGACGACTCCGAGGTCTTCGCCGCCCGGCTGATCGCCGAGCACGGCGAGCTGGACACCTCGCGCCCCGACCAGGCGCACATCGGCGGAGCGTTCGTCAACGACCCGCCGATCTGGCCCCGCTGACCGTCAGCCGGCCCGGCGCGCGCAGTCCCGCGCCAGGGCGGCAAGACGCTCCGTCCCCGGGCCCGCGCCGCCGGGCCCGGGGAACCGGCGGGGCACGAAGCCGAACGCGAGGGCGCGGGCGGGGTCGGCGAACGCCATCGACCCGCCCGCCCCGTCGTGGCCGAACGCGTCGGCGCCGAGGAACGGCCGGGCCGTCATGAAGCCGAGCCCGTAGGCCCGCGGCACGCCCAGCACCAGGTCGTGCCCGGCGGAGAACGGGCGGGCGCACTCCGCGGCCGTCGCCGCGCTCAGCAGCGGCGGCCGGCCGTCCACACCGGTGACGGCGGCGGCGTAGAGCCGCGCGAGGCCGCGGGCGGAACCGACACCGGCCACCGACGCCTGCCCGCCCGCGCGGACCTCGCGCGCGTTCGGCAGCGCGGCCAGCACCGTCGGCTCGCGGTGGTGCAGGTTGCCCGCTATTCCCGCGATGCTGTCGGGCGCCTCGGGCACCGCGCCCAGGTCCGCTGGCGCCGGCGCGGGCGGCAGCACGGGCAGCACCCGCGGCTCCTCCGCCTCCGGCAGGCCGAGGTGGACGTCCACGCCGTAGGGACGGCGGACGCGTTCGTCGTAGACCTGCTTGAGGGTCGCGCCGGTGGCCCGGCGGACGACCTCGCCCACCAGCGCCCCGACCGTCAGCGCGTGGTAGCCGAACGTCGCGCCCGGCCGCCAGTACGGCCGGTGCGGCGCGAGCCGGGCGGCCAGCGCGGCGTCGTCCGCCACCTCGGCCGGCGTGAACCCGTCGGCGGTGCCGATGGCGCCGGCCCGGTGCCCGGCGAGGTCCCGCACGGTGACCGCGCCCTTGCCCTCGGCGGCGAACTCCGGCCAGTAGGCGGCGACCTCGCGGTCGAGACGGACCGAGCCCTCCTGGGCGAGCAGCGCGAGCACCAGGAACGCGGCCCCCTTGGTCGAGGAGAACACGCCGGTCAGGCTGTCGGCCGTGACGTCCTCGCCGGTCCACAGATCCGCGACCTGGCGGCCGGCCACCCGCACGGCGAGCTGCGCGCCGTCGCCCGCGACGGCGGCGAACGCCTCGCGCAGCGGCTCGTACCCCGGCTCCACCGTGCCCCGCACCGCCCCGCGCGCCGCGTGCCGCGCCGACTCGTCGAGCAGCTCGTGCACCGCCCACACCCTGCCCGCCGCGGCGACATCCTCCCGCACCGCGCCTTTCCCGCCCTCCCGCACTGCGCTGTTCCCGCCCTCCCGCACCTGCGTGCCTCCCTCTCCGTCCGACCACTGCTTTCAGGCCAGGGCCGATTGTCCCCCTATCGGGTGAGGGGAGGAGGGCCGGGGTGCGGGAGGAGCGGAGGGCGGGGGTCAGCGCAGGCGGCCGGCCCCGGCCCAGCGGTCCACGAGCAGCGGCACCAGCAGCGGGTGGTCCACCCGGTCGCGCAGCACGGGCCGCCAGCCGGCGTCGTCACCGAGCGGCGCGTCGGGGTTGGCCCGCTGGTAGGCGCCCAGCAGGTCCACGGGCCTGTGGTTCACCCAGTTGCCCCGCTCGGTCACCGACGTACCGGCCGTCCACCGGTGCAGCACCTGCGCCGGCGCGACGCCCCTGGGCAGCGTGAACGCGTTGTACTCGGCCACCAGCGCCGACTCGATGCCGATGCCCCAGCTGTACCCGTACCTGGCTCCCGCGTCCTGCCGGAAGTGGTTGTTGTAGACGTCGACCTGGCCGTACCGCACGCGCGGCGCCCGCTCGTTGACGTTGTGGAACAGGTTGTGGTGGAACGTCGTGCGCAGCTTGCCCCGGTCGTCCGCCGCGGCACCGTCGCTGTTGCCCAGCAGGATCGTCTTGTCGTGCTCGGTGAAGACGTTCCAGCTGACCGTGACCAGGTCGCTGCCGCGCACGATGTCGAGCTGCCCGTCGTGCTGCTGGAACAGCCGGCCGAAGTATTCCGGCTGCTCCGCGTCGGGCCTGCGGCCGTCGGTGAACGTGTTGTGGTCCACCCACACGTGCCGGGAGCCGTACAGCACGAGGCTGTCGTACTCCGAGTTCCACGCGCCGAGATCGCCGTCCGTCGGGTCCCACTGCGGGAAGCAGTCGAAGGTGTCCTCGAACGTCAGGTTGCGGATGATGACGTTCTCCGCGCGGCGCACGTCCAGCGTGGCGCCCAGCAGCCGCGCGTCCCGCCCGGTGCCGATGATCGTGGTGTTCGAGGGGACGTTCAGGACGACGCGTTCCTTCTGCCGCTCCGCCGAGGCGACGCGGGCGTCCTCAAGCGGCCCCGACGGCTCGGCGTCCCGGCCCCACACCTCGGGGTCGTAGGCCGCCAGGTAGCCGTCCAGCGTGTAGCCGTCGACGGCGTAGTCCTCGCACGTCAACGGGCGCCCGGCGGCATCGGTGTTGGCGTCGATCGTGCCGTCGACGCGGACGATCTTGGGGGTGTCGCCGCCCTCGGCGAGCGCGGTGGCCAACTCCTCGCGAGTGGAGACGGTCACGACGTCGCCGCGCCCGGCCGCCGCTCCCCCGGTGACCGAGCCCTCCGCCGAGCCCCAGCCGTCGCCGGCCGGCAGCACCGCGCGCGCCTGGTCGCCGCCCCGCCCGTGCGCGGCCGACGCCTGCGGCACGGCGGCGAGGCCGAACGCGAGCGCGGCGCAGCCGGTGAGAGCGGTCAGTCGGATGTGTCTGCGTCTTCTGTGTGTGCGGTTCATCACGGCTCTCCTGCCGTAGGAAAGGGCGCGGGCCGGCCGCGCGGCCGGCCCGCGAGGGATCAGGGCCGCTGCTCCCGCCACTCGGCCTCCGCCTCGTTGAAGCGCTGGGCCAAGTCGTCGGCGAATTCCTGGGCGGTCATCTCACCGAGCAGCAGCCGCTGGAAGTTGGGCTCGGTGTCCGCCTTGGTGATGTTGTTCCAGTCGGGCAGGTAGTACGGCAGCTGCACGATGGTGGTGCGCTCGTCGCTCAGCGCCTCCACCGCCGCCGCGGTGGGCGGGGCCTGCGCGATCCAGTCGTCCTCAAGCGCCGCGGTGTTCGCGGGTATCTGGCCGGCCGACTCGTTCCACAGGCTGTTCATCTCGTGCGACGCGGCGAACTCGATGAACCGCCAGGCCGCTTCCTTGTTGTCGCTGGCCCTGAAGAGGCCGAGCCCGTCCACCGGGTTGGACACGAACGTGTGCGCCCCGCCCGGCTCGGGCGCGGGCATCGGCACCCCGGCGACCCCGTCCTCGCCGAACGCGGCCACGTGGTCGGGGTAGGAGCCCAGGTTGTGCTGCACCATCCCGACCGTTCCGCCGGTGAAGGTCGCGACCATGTTCGTGAAGTCGCTGTTGAGGTCGGCCTCCGGCGTGACCTCGTTGTACAGCCCGACGTACCGTTCCAGGGCCTCGACGTTGGCCGGGGCGTTCACCGTGCTCTGGTCGCCCTCCCAGAAGGAGGCGATGCCCGACTGCGCGTACATCGCGTCGAGCGCCTGGGCCACCGAGCCCTCGCCGCCGCGCAGCGTGAAGCCGAACCGGTTGCCGCCGCGGTCGGTCAGCTCCTCCGCCGCGGTGAAGAACTTGTCCCAGTCGGTGGGCGGTTCGAGCCCGGCCTCGGCGAAGAGGTCGGTGCGGTACCACAGCACGCCCTGGTTCGCCGAGGTCGGCACGGAGTACAGCTCGCCCTCCTCGCCGACCGTGGCCTCGACGCTCTCCAGCATGGCCGGCATCAGCTGCCCGTCCAAAGAGCTCTCCGCGAGCCGGTCCGCGACCGGGTCGAGGGCGCCCTGCGCCACGATGTTGGCCAGGTAGGAGGTGCTGACACCGCCCACGTCCGGCAGGCCCTCGCCGCCCTGGATCGCGGCGTCGTACTTGGACTGCACCTCGTTGATCGGGACACCGACGTACTCGACCTCGATGTCGGGGTTCTCCTCCTCGAAGGCGGCGATGATCTCGTTCCACACGTCCGTGCGGACGCCGCCGTTGTTGTCCCAGAAGGTGATCGTGCCGGTGCCGTCGCCCTCCCCGCCCTCCGCCGTGCCGTCGTCGCCGCAGGCGGTGGCGGTCGCGGCGAGGGCGAGCACGGAAACGGCGGCGGCGAAGCCACGCGGCAGGTGTCGTCTCATCAGGCTGCTCCCTTGCAGGAATGAGTTGCGTGTGGTGCGGGGGGACGAACCGGAACGTCGCCGGAGTGGCGTCCGGGTGTTCAGGTGACGCGGAAGCGGCGGAAGGTGGCGAGCCCCGCGCGGTCCTCGCCCGGCGGGCCCGCGGTCCCCTCCCCCGCGGGGGCCGCGGCGAACAGGCCGAGCTGGGCGCCGACCCAGCGCCACGGGACGGCCGCGAACTCGGGGCCCGAGGCCCGCGCGTGCGGCGCCGCCGCCGAGAATCCGCACCGCCCGTCCGCGGTGACCTGCACGGTCAGCCGCGCCCGGCCGTCCTCGACCCGGTAGGGCACGGCGGCGTCCCGTTCCCGCTCGGCGACCTGCTCGGCGAAGCGGTGCACCAGCAGCACACCGCCGTCGGCCGCCCGTTCGAGCCCGATCCAGGAGAACGCGTCGCCCAGGACGGTGAGCCCGGCCCGCGCGCCCGGCTCCTCCGCGTCCAGGGACAGGTCGACGGACACGGTGACCGGGCCGACGGGCAGCCGCTGCGTGAGAACGGAGGGCAGCCGCCGCAGGTCGTGCACGTGCGGCGTGCGGCGGCACACCAGCCGCAGCCCGTCCGCCCCCGCCTCCGCGCCGCCGGGCGGCGCGGTCAGGCCAGGCGCGGGGTTGGCCGTCCAGGTCCACTGCGGGCCGAACCGCCCGCCGGGGAAGTCGTCGTCGGTGGCCGGCGCCTCGCGCGGCCCGCCCGGGACCGGCACCGGGTGGGAGGCGACGGGCCGGCCGTTGTCGCCGAGCACGGGCCAGCCGTCGGGCCCCCACTCCATGGGCTGGAGGTGCACCACCCGGCCGAACGCGCCGCGCCGCTGGAAGTGCAGGAACCAGTGCCCGCCGTCCCTGGTGTCCACCCAGGCGCCCTGGTGCGGGCCGTTGACGTCGGTGTCCCCCTGCGCGAGCACGACGCGCTCCTCGTAGGGGCCGAAGAAGTCGCGGGAGCGGAACGCGCCCTGCCAGCCGGTCTCCACGGAACCCGCCGGGGCGAAGATCCAGTACCAGCCGCCGTGCCGGTACAGCTTCGGCCCCTCAAGGGTGAACCAGCCGGGCAGCGCGTCCCCGTCCACGATGACCCGCCCCTCGTCGAGGAGCGCGGTGGCGTCCTCGCTCATCCGGTGGCCGGTCAGCCGGTTCTTGACCCCGGAGCGGGACTTGGCCCAGCCGTGCACCAGGTACGCCCGCCCGTCCTCGTCCCACAGCGGGCACGGGTCGATGAGCCCCTTGCCCTCCTTGAGCAGCAGCGGCGGCGACCACGGGCCGGTGACGGCGGGCGCCTCGACGCGGAAGATGCCGCGGTCCGGGTCGCCCCAGAAGATCCAGAAGCGGCCCGCGTGGTGCCGCAGCGACGGCGCCCACACCCCGCTGTCGTGCCGCGGAACGGCGAACTCGCCCACCGGATCGAGCCGGTCGAGCGCGTGGCCGACGATGCGCCAGTTGACCAGGTCACGCGAGTGCAGCAACGGCAGTCCCGGCACGCGGCCGAAGCTCGACGCCGTCAGGTAGAAGTCGTCCCCGACCCGGATCGCGTCCGGGTCCGACCAGTCCGCGGCGAGCACCGGGTTGGTGTAGTGCTCCCCCGGCCACGCGGTCACCGGCCGGCCTCCGCGCGCCGCGCCCAGGGGGCGCCCAACTCCGAGTAGAGGGCGAGCCGCTGCGCGCCGGCCTCGGTCAGCGCGTCGACGCCGGGGATGACCCGGCGCGGCCCCTGCACCCCCGGCTCGCTGCGCCACGCGGCCGGGGGCAGCGCCACCGGGTCGGGCGCGGTGCGCACGGCCTCCACGACGCGGGTGAACGCGCCGGTGCGCTCCAGGGGCACGAGCAGCGGTTCGCCGTGGCGCAGGTGGGCGACGAGGTTGGCGAGCAGGTCGGTCCGCCCGTGCTCGGTGGTCTCAGGATCGTGCCCGGCGCGTTCGACCCGGACCCGGTCGGCCTTGTACCAGAAGGTGATGCGCCCGCGGTCGCCGTGCACGACGACGTACGGGTCGCCGGGACGCTCGGCGGCCAGGGTGACCGCGGCGACGATGGAACGGCCCGTGGTGGTGCGGATGCGCGCGCAGGAGGTGTCGTCGGCGGCGATGTCGTTGACCCGGTACAGCTCAAGGTCGACGGACTCGACGTCCCCGGCGCGGTCCGCGCCCTCGATGCGCAGCGCGGTGGCCACGGCGTGCGCCAGCGGGTTGGTCAGCACGCCGTCGACGACGTCGCGGCCGTCGAGCGTGCGCAGCCCGCCCCACGGCGCGCGCCGCCAGTACGCCTCCTCGCGCACCCACGCGCCGGCGGCGCCGATGCCGCGGACGGCGCCGATGGCACCGTCCGCGACCAGGGCGCGGATGCGGTCGATCGCCTCGGAGCCGAGCGACTGGAACCCGACCTGGCAGGCGACGCCCGCGCCGCCGACGTCGGCCGCCAGCCGCCGGAACGCGGCGAGCGACGGCGTGGGCGGCTTCTCCAGCAGCAGGTGGACGCCCGCCCGCGCGGCGGCGCGGCCCAGGTCGGCGTGGGTGTGGATCGGGGTGCACACCACGGCCGCCTCGGCGCCGGTGCCGGCCAGCAGCCCCGGCAGGTCGTCCGACTGCCTGGGGTGCCCGAGGCCGTCGAGTTCCGCCGGTGCGAGCGGCGTCAGCTCGCACACGCCGACCAGCCGGACCACGTCGCGCTCGGCGAGGCGGCGGATGTTGGCCAGGTGCCAGCGGCCGTGGCCGCGCGCCCCGGCGAGCACGATGGGCAACGGCTCCGTCATCCCTTCACCGCCCCCGCGCTGAAGCCGGTGATCAGCCACCGCTGGATGAAGGCGAAGACGAGGACGACCGGCACCGCGGCCACGACACCGCCCGCGGCGAGCGCGCCGAGGTCCACGCTGTCGGAGCCGATCAGGGTGTTCAGGCCGACCGGGATGGTCTGCTTGTCCTGCGCGTTGAGGAACATCAGCGCGAACAGGAAGTGGTTCCAGCTGTGCACGAAGGCGAAGGACCCGACCGCGATCAGGCCGGGCCGCAGCAGCGGCAGCACGATCGCGAGGAAGGCCCGCAGCCGTGAGCAGCCGTCCACCCACGCGGCCTCTTCGAGCGAGGGCGGCACGTTCCTGATGAACCCCGCGATGAGGATCATCGACAGCGGCAGCTGGAACACCGTCTCGGCGATGATCACGCTCCACAGCGAGTTCAGCAGCTGGAGTTCGCGGAAGATCTCGAACAGCGGCACCAGCATGAGCGCGCCCGGGATGAACTGCGAGCACAGCAGCGCCAGCATGAACGGCATCCGCAGGCGGAACTTGAAGCGGGCCAGCGCGTAGCCGCCGGACAGCGCGACCAGCATCGTCATCAGCATGGACGCGATGCCCACGTACATGCTGTTGAGGAAGTAGGTGTCGAACCCGCGCTCGTTCCACACCTTTTCGAAGTGCTGCCCGGTCATGGGCCAGGGCACGAGCGAGTCGGAGCCCGGCTCGCGCAGCGCGAACAGCAGCATCCAGTAGAAAGGGATCAGGGTGAACAGCAGGTAGAGGCCGAGCGGCAGGAAGATCTGCCAGCGGGGCGGCTGGTCGATGGGCCGGTTGCGGCGGCGCTTGGCGGGAGGCGCCGGAGGGGCGGACGCGGGCGCCGTCTCCCGGTCGATGACTGCGGCGGTCATTTGTCGTCGCCTCCGAACTTGCTCAGGCGCAAATAGAGGATCGAACAGAACAGGAGGATCACGAAGGCGACGGTCGTCAGGGCCGAGGCGTAACCGAACTCGTTGCCGTGGATGCCGGTCTGGGCCACGTACAGCGGCAGGGTGGTCGTCTCGCCCGCGGGACCGCCGCCCGTGAGGGTGTAGAGCAGGTCGACGTTGTTGAACTCCCAGACCGCGCGCAGCAGGGTGGAGAGCACGATCGCGTCCCGCAGGTGCGGAAGCGTGATGTGCCAGAACTGGCGCACCCGGCTCGCGCCGTCGACGGACGCGGCCTCGTACAGGTCCTTCGACACGGACTGGAGGTCGGCGAGGATGAGGATGGCGAAGAACGGGACGCCGCGCCACAGTTCGGCGATGACGGCGCCCCAGAAGACCGTTCCGGTGTCGGCGAGCACCGACGTTCCGTACTCGCCGATGCCCGCGTCGGCCAGGTACCGGTTGATGCCGGTCGACGGGTTGTAGATCAGCAGCCAGATGGTGCTGGTGAGCACGCCGGAGACGGCCCAGGGCGAGAACACCAGGGCGCGGGCCAGGCCGCGGCCGATGAAGGTCTGGTTGATGATCAGGGCGAGGGCCAGGCCGAAGACCAGCTGGAGGCTGACCTCGACGAAGACCCATTTCGCGCTGAAGAGGAGCGTGTCCCAGAAGAAGGGGTCGTCGGTGAAGATCTCCCGGAAGTTGTCGAGCCCGGCGAAGCCGTCCCGCCAGGGCTTGGTGACGTTGTAGTGCTGGAGGCTGTAGTAGATGACGCTGAGCATCGGGTAGGCGATGAAGCCCAGCATCAGCAGCCCCGCGGGCGCGATCAGCAGGTACGGCAGGGAGCGTGGTGAGCTTCCGCCACGGCGGCGCCGCGGGGGCCGGGTCCGTTCCTTGACGGCATCGGCCATTCCGCTTCTCCGTTCTCAGCTGGCGGGCGGCGCGGGAAGCGCTTTCCGCGTGTGCGTGGAGGTGGGTCCCCGGATGGGACGGGACGGGTGAGTGGTTCGCCAGGTCCGGAACGTCAGCTGGTGTGCGGTTCCGGGACGTGTCCTGGCCGGGAGAGGAAGGTGAAGTCGCAGCCGGTGTCGGCCTGGGTGATGTGTTCCTCGTAGAGGGCGCCGAAGCCGCGTCCGTAGCGGGGCGGCGGGGGCTGCCAGGCCTGGCGGCGCCGGTGGAGTTCGGCGTCGGGGACGTTGAGGTGGAGCCGGCGTGCGGGCACGTCGAGGGTGATGGTGTCGCCGGTGTTGACGAGGGCGAGGGGGCCGCCGACGTGCGACTCGGGGGCGATGTGCAGGACGCAGGCGCCGTAGCTGGTGCCGCTCATGCGGGCGTCGGAGAGGCGGACCATGTCGGTGACGCCCTGCTTGAGCAGGTAGTCGGGGATGGGGAGCATCCCGTACTCGGGCATGCCGGGACCGCCCAGCGGACCCGAGCCGCGCAGGACGAGGACGTCGTCCGGTGTGATGGCCAGGTCGGGGTCGTTGATGCGCCGCTGCATCGAGGGGTAGTCGTCGAAGACCACGGCCCGGCCGGTGTGCTGAAGAAGGTGGGGCTCGGCGGAGATGTGCTTGATCACGGCGCCGTCGGGGGCCAGGTTTCCGCGCAGAACCGCCAGGCCGCCCTGCTCGGCCACCGGGCGCTCAAGGGGCCGGATCACCTCGTCGTCGTGGACGAGGGCGTCGGCGAGCTGTTCGCGCAGGGAGCGGCAGGCGACGGTGGGGCGGTCCAGGTGGAGGTGGGTGTCGCCGAGGCGGGCCAGGAGGCCCGGCAGGCCGCCGGCGTAGTAGAAGTCCTCCATCAGGAAGCGTCCGCCGGGGCGGATGTCGGCCAGGACGGGCACGGTCCGTGCGATCCGGTCGAAGTCCTCCAGGGTGAGGGTGATGCCGCAGCGGCCGGCCATGGCGATGAGGTGGATGACGGCGTTGGTGGAGCCGCCCAGGGCCAGGACGGTGGTGATGGCGTCCTCGAAGGCGTCGCGGGTGAGGATGTCGGCGGGTGTGGTGCCGGCGCGGATGAGTTCGACGACGCGCAGCCCGGCGGCGGCGGCCATGCGGGTGTGGGCGGAGTCCACCGCGGGGATGGCGGCGGCGCCCGGCATGGTGATGCCCAGGGCCTCGGCGGCCGAGGTCATGGTGGACGCGGTGCCCATGGTCATGCAGGTGCCGGGGGACCGGGCGAGCCCGGCCTCCAGCTCCGAGATCTCGCGGTCGCCGATCCGGCCGGCGCGCTTCTCGTCCCAGTACTTCCACATGTCGGTGCCCGAACCCAGGGTCCGGCCGCGCCAGTGGCCGCGCAGCATGGGCCCCGCGGGGACGAAGATCGCGGGCAGGCCCGCGCTGGCCGCGCCCATCAGCAGGGCGGGGGTGGTCTTGTCGCAGCCGCCCAGCAGGACGGCGCCGTCCACCGGGTAGGAGCGCAGCAGCTCCTCGGTCTCCATCGCCAGCAGGTTGCGGTACAGCATCGGCGTGGGCTTCTGGAACGTCTCCGACAGGGTCGCGACGGGGAACTCCAGCGGGAAGCCCCCCGCCTGCCACACCCCCCGCTTGACCGCCTCG
Above is a genomic segment from Streptomyces marincola containing:
- a CDS encoding 5-dehydro-4-deoxyglucarate dehydratase, which produces MTEPALAHRLDGLLFFPVTAFAPDGSLALDTYRAHVRAGVDAGAGAVFAACGTGEFHALTREDFRACVTAAVEEVAGAVPVVAGTGYGTATAVEFARVAEESGADGLLALPPYLVRAGQRGLLRHYTELAAATRLDVIVYQRDNAVFTPETVVELARTPGIVGFKDGLGDLDLLQRTLSAVRTELPGTPFRWFNGLPTAELTGLAYRGIGVRLYSSAVFCFAPEIALAFHSALEEGDEERARLLLDGFYRPLVELRNRGNGYAVSLVKAGVRLRGLDVGEVRPPLAEPEPAHVAELAALIEHGLELVGK
- a CDS encoding NAD-dependent epimerase/dehydratase family protein, with protein sequence MDGDSTMPEAPADRSAERRTVLLTGAAGGVGTLMRELLPPHGYDLRLLDVVPVPGEPAAITADLADHDALRAAVRGTDAIVHLAGISLESTFDKILRANIEGTYNLYEAARAEGVRRVVFASSNHVVGHTPWPAPGAPPLPVDAPRRPDTFYGLSKCFGEDLAQLYWDKFGIETVSIRIGSCFPEPTSVRMLSVWLSPADGARLFDAALRAENVGHAVVYGSSANTRTMWDLAPTRALGFEPEDDSEVFAARLIAEHGELDTSRPDQAHIGGAFVNDPPIWPR
- a CDS encoding serine hydrolase domain-containing protein is translated as MRGTVEPGYEPLREAFAAVAGDGAQLAVRVAGRQVADLWTGEDVTADSLTGVFSSTKGAAFLVLALLAQEGSVRLDREVAAYWPEFAAEGKGAVTVRDLAGHRAGAIGTADGFTPAEVADDAALAARLAPHRPYWRPGATFGYHALTVGALVGEVVRRATGATLKQVYDERVRRPYGVDVHLGLPEAEEPRVLPVLPPAPAPADLGAVPEAPDSIAGIAGNLHHREPTVLAALPNAREVRAGGQASVAGVGSARGLARLYAAAVTGVDGRPPLLSAATAAECARPFSAGHDLVLGVPRAYGLGFMTARPFLGADAFGHDGAGGSMAFADPARALAFGFVPRRFPGPGGAGPGTERLAALARDCARRAG
- a CDS encoding pectate lyase family protein, with protein sequence MNRTHRRRRHIRLTALTGCAALAFGLAAVPQASAAHGRGGDQARAVLPAGDGWGSAEGSVTGGAAAGRGDVVTVSTREELATALAEGGDTPKIVRVDGTIDANTDAAGRPLTCEDYAVDGYTLDGYLAAYDPEVWGRDAEPSGPLEDARVASAERQKERVVLNVPSNTTIIGTGRDARLLGATLDVRRAENVIIRNLTFEDTFDCFPQWDPTDGDLGAWNSEYDSLVLYGSRHVWVDHNTFTDGRRPDAEQPEYFGRLFQQHDGQLDIVRGSDLVTVSWNVFTEHDKTILLGNSDGAAADDRGKLRTTFHHNLFHNVNERAPRVRYGQVDVYNNHFRQDAGARYGYSWGIGIESALVAEYNAFTLPRGVAPAQVLHRWTAGTSVTERGNWVNHRPVDLLGAYQRANPDAPLGDDAGWRPVLRDRVDHPLLVPLLVDRWAGAGRLR
- a CDS encoding ABC transporter substrate-binding protein, whose protein sequence is MRRHLPRGFAAAVSVLALAATATACGDDGTAEGGEGDGTGTITFWDNNGGVRTDVWNEIIAAFEEENPDIEVEYVGVPINEVQSKYDAAIQGGEGLPDVGGVSTSYLANIVAQGALDPVADRLAESSLDGQLMPAMLESVEATVGEEGELYSVPTSANQGVLWYRTDLFAEAGLEPPTDWDKFFTAAEELTDRGGNRFGFTLRGGEGSVAQALDAMYAQSGIASFWEGDQSTVNAPANVEALERYVGLYNEVTPEADLNSDFTNMVATFTGGTVGMVQHNLGSYPDHVAAFGEDGVAGVPMPAPEPGGAHTFVSNPVDGLGLFRASDNKEAAWRFIEFAASHEMNSLWNESAGQIPANTAALEDDWIAQAPPTAAAVEALSDERTTIVQLPYYLPDWNNITKADTEPNFQRLLLGEMTAQEFADDLAQRFNEAEAEWREQRP
- a CDS encoding glycoside hydrolase family 43 protein, which gives rise to MTAWPGEHYTNPVLAADWSDPDAIRVGDDFYLTASSFGRVPGLPLLHSRDLVNWRIVGHALDRLDPVGEFAVPRHDSGVWAPSLRHHAGRFWIFWGDPDRGIFRVEAPAVTGPWSPPLLLKEGKGLIDPCPLWDEDGRAYLVHGWAKSRSGVKNRLTGHRMSEDATALLDEGRVIVDGDALPGWFTLEGPKLYRHGGWYWIFAPAGSVETGWQGAFRSRDFFGPYEERVVLAQGDTDVNGPHQGAWVDTRDGGHWFLHFQRRGAFGRVVHLQPMEWGPDGWPVLGDNGRPVASHPVPVPGGPREAPATDDDFPGGRFGPQWTWTANPAPGLTAPPGGAEAGADGLRLVCRRTPHVHDLRRLPSVLTQRLPVGPVTVSVDLSLDAEEPGARAGLTVLGDAFSWIGLERAADGGVLLVHRFAEQVAERERDAAVPYRVEDGRARLTVQVTADGRCGFSAAAPHARASGPEFAAVPWRWVGAQLGLFAAAPAGEGTAGPPGEDRAGLATFRRFRVT